The Kryptolebias marmoratus isolate JLee-2015 linkage group LG18, ASM164957v2, whole genome shotgun sequence genome includes a region encoding these proteins:
- the LOC108251060 gene encoding desmoglein-2 isoform X4 gives MKVRATDADEPENKNSKIAYFMIDQQPSHGIFGIQMDGTIYVQKPLLNRETQDQYILTLRGKDLYGDPNGHTGTGTVTINVQDVNDNLPTLEKDQYEGNIEENEFGVEVMRIKTEDLDLEGTENWEAVFDIVKGNEAGYFSIKTDPETNEGILMLDKPVDYEDIKNLELGLAVRNKALPFDGSGTNAGAGIGLGGGAGGGAGGGSGAGGAGGGGGAGGGAGGGSGAGGGGGAGGATGASGASWASGASGAGGFKTYPIKINVKNQPEGPRFVPKVKAIPITEGGHSVNIKEAIAIYSATDMDTGKPAENVRYAKGSDPDNWFTIDPKTAEIKLNKMPDRESPVLVNGTYIAEVLCISEDIPAKTATGIIAIQVKDLNDHCPMLTSDVQSMCTTKNYVIVNAKDEDVFPNGPPFEFSIIPEGTEGKWQVEHLNETAAIMRAQESMWPGFYKLQLSVKDQQGEACPDPQEVMVQVCVCEDGVVCGKRGANGQTDKSAELGSAGFGLLLLGLLLLLFILLLLLFCKCGGIAKFPELFSDIPYDTKNRLISYNTEHQGDNTDVPLLNVPVKMHQFETVPGFDIQQSVGSMYGMYDANGINKGGCQDCTSSIHRDGMWGMNLWDGSGFYSESGSRESRGGGGIFDGIALPDNFFRQYYKQMSSGDEKLKVKDSLLVYDYEGQDSSAGSVGCCSILESDNDLHFLDDLGLKFKTLAEICGGTKIQTEMTQVVPPLPNVSGTQIKTSESHLVAAQQMSQPSKLQSTKNTDHTVVSETTEQSQTMKSSMTMVKDSMSSVKQGMGNQNQMILVQQQPVYYTTTPMLQPMHYVVQPAFQNAMVLPEAPGTNLQNMVLVTGTETVSSHGVLVQGQTVMSNPQTQGLSTVLKNNSNHESCTNLINTGNFSGSQTMLVVDSKVPAGSVKILNGSQAGLIQEGAMPTGELTGSQSFLMIGKATNGRIHQLQEAKSVLKRSEESGSQKIYDKKGNTSTGSHNSTSSTTVKTTSTIRNTVVQKTREVH, from the exons ATGAAAGTCAGGGCAACTGATGCTGATGAGCCAGAAAATAAGAATTCAAAGATTGCCTATTTCATGATAGATCAGCAGCCATCTCATGGTATTTTTGGTATTCAAATGGATGGTACCATCTACGTCCAGAAGCCTTTGTTGAACAGAGAA ACGCAAGACCAGTACATTCTGACATTGAGAGGAAAAGACTTATATGGTGATCCAAATGGACACACTGGAACAGGGACTGTTACCATTAATGTCCAGGATGTAAACGACAATTTGCCAACTCTGGAGAAAGATcag TATGAGGGAAACATTGAGGAAAATGAGTTTGGTGTAGAGGTGATGAGGATCAAAACAGAAGACCTGGACTTGGAGGGGACAGAAAACTGGGAAGCTGTGTTTGATATTGTCAAAGGCAACGAGGCTGGATATTTCAGTATAAAAACAGATCCAGAGACCAACGAAGGCATTCTAATGCTGGACAAg CCTGTGGATTACGAAGATATAAAAAACCTTGAACTGGGGTTGGCAGTGAGAAACAAGGCCCTACCTTTTGATGGATCTGGGACAAATGCTGGAGCCGGTATTGGTTTGGGAGGGGGAGCAGGTGGTGGTGCTGGTGGCGGAAGTGGTGCTGGTGGTGCTGGTGGCGGAGGTGGTGCAGGTGGTGGTGCTGGTGGCGGAAGTGgtgctggtggtggaggtggtgcaGGTGGTGCTACTGGAGCCTCTGGTGCTAGTTGGGCCAGTGGGGCCAGTGGAGCTGGAGGATTTAAAACCTATCCCATTAAAATCAATGTGAAGAATCAGCCCGAGGGACCACGTTTTGTCCCCAAAGTTAAAGCTATTCCCATTACTGAAGGAGGCCACTCTGTCAATATTAAAGAAGCTATTGCCATTTACTCTGCCACTGATATGGACACTGGAAAACCAGCTGAGAATGTCAG ATATGCCAAAGGCTCAGACCCTGACAACTGGTTTACCATTGACCCAAAAACAGCTGAGATCAAGCTGAACAAAATGCCTGACAGGgagtctccagtcctggtcaaTGGGACATACATTGCTGAAGTACTCTGCATTTCAGAAG ACATACCAGCTAAAACAGCCACTGGCATCATCGCCATCCAGGTGAAAGATCTTAATGACCACTGCCCCATGCTTACCAGTGATGTCCAGTCGATGTGCACAACAAAGAATTATGTTATTGTTAATGCTAAAGATGAGGACGTATTCCCCAATGGTCCTCCTTTTGAATTTTCTATTATCCCTGAGGGTACCGAGGGAAAATGGCAAGTGGAGCACCTCAATG AGACTGCAGCCATAATGAGGGCTCAGGAGTCTATGTGGCCTGGTTTTTACAAGTTACAGCTTTCAGTGAAAGACCAACAGGGAGAAGCCTGTCCTGACCCACAGGAAGTGATGGTCCAAGTTTGTGTCTGTGAGGATGGAGTTGTATGTGGAAAACGAGGGGCCAATGGTCAGACTGACAAAAGTGCAGAGCTAGGATCTGCAGGCTTTGGACTGCTACTTCTGGGCCTATTACTCCTTCTAT tcaTTCTCCTGTTACTGCTCTTCTGCAAGTGTGGGGGTATTGCAAAATTTCCTGAACTCTTCTCTGATATACCTTATGACACTAAGAACCGCCTTATCAGCTACAACACTGAACATCAGGGAGACAACACG GATGTACCACTGCTGAATGTACCAGTAAAAATGCATCAATTCGAAACGGTACCGGGTTTTGACATACAGCAATCTGTTGGCTCCATGTATGGAATGTATGACGCGAATGGGATAAATAAGGGTGGCTGTCAAGATTGTACTTCCAGTATCCACAGAGACGGGATGTGGGGGATGAACCTGTGGGATGGCAGTGGCTTCTACTCTGAGTCTGGAAGCAGAGAATcaagaggaggtggagggatTTTTGATGGGATAGCTCTTCCAGACAACTTCTTTAGACAGTActacaaacag ATGTCCAGTGGAGATGAGAAGCTTAAAGTAAAGGATAGTCTTCTGGTCTATGACTATGAGGGCCAGGACTCCTCAGCTGGTTCTGTTGGCTGCTGCAGCATACTGGAATCTGACAATGACCTGCATTTCCTGGATGATCTTGGACTGAAGTTCAAGACTCTTGCTGAAATATGTGGAGGCACCAAGATCCAAACTGAGATGACACAAGTGGTCCCTCCTCTGCCTAATGTTTCTGGGACTCAGATTAAAACATCAGAATCACATTTGGTAGCTGCTCAACAAATGTCCCAGCCATCCAAACTGCAGTCAACCAAAAATACAGACCACACTGTTGTGAGTGAAACCACTGAGCAATCTCAGACGATGAAATCAAGCATGACCATGGTGAAGGATAGCATGTCCTCAGTGAAACAAGGGATGGGAAATCAAAACCAGATGATTCTTGTACAGCAGCAGCCTGTCTACTACACCACAACACCTATGCTGCAGCCCATGCACTATGTTGTTCAGCCGGCATTTCAGAATGCCATGGTACTGCCTGAGGCACCAGGCACCAACCTTCAAAACATGGTTCTGGTTACCGGCACTGAGACTGTCTCTTCCCATGGTGTTCTAGTTCAGGGCCAGACAGTGATGTCCAATCCACAAACCCAGGGCCTCAGCACAGTGCTGAAGAACAACAGCAACCATGAAAGCTGTACCAACCTGATCAACACTGGAAACTTCTCTGGGTCTCAAACTATGTTGGTTGTAGATAGCAAGGTTCCAGCAGGGTCAGTGAAAATTTTAAATGGGAGCCAGGCTGGCCTCATTCAAGAAGGTGCAATGCCAACAGGAGAGCTAACAGGATCTCAGAGTTTCCTGATGATAGGAAAGGCAACAAATGGCAGAATTCATCAGCTTCAAGAGGCAAAATCTGTCTTAAAGAGGAGTGAGGAGTCTGGATCACAAAAAATCTATGACAAAAAGGGGAATACATCCACTGGGTCTCATAACAGCACCTCTTCCACAACAGTAAAGACGACATCTACCATTCGTAACACTGTGGTGCAGAAGACCAGAGAAGTTCACTGA